In Myripristis murdjan chromosome 18, fMyrMur1.1, whole genome shotgun sequence, the sequence cttttcCAGTCAGAAACAAACAGTAATATTACAAGATTTTCCAAAGAGAAATCTTGGCCTGCTGTGAGAATTCTCCATGGCAGaatgtgaaatatgttttttaaggTAGATTGCATATTCACACattggaaaatgagaaaaataacttATTACTAGAGAGATGGATTGATTGATTCCTTGAATTCTAACCAGCTAAGTGCTTCTCTTTATTTAATATAACCTTTGGATGTGCCTACAATAGCATCCTGGCCACATTTTCCACATATTGTTGCTCTGCTCCAGGGAATATGAATGGAGAACAGCATTTCTGTCTTCTCTATTGACTCTTGAATGTATGTATGACTCAACAGGTATCatctcaaaacaaacaggatcaAAATAGATTCTGCCAGTTGAAGGCTGTTAGCCAAGTTTGTCCTTCGTCTAAGCAGTAAAGTGGAGTGCAGTGAGACTCATTACCCAATAACGAGTTCTCATTTGTCTCCATAGCTGAAGAGCATGTTTTCTTTGTCCGCTCGTTGCACGGCTGAACATGTGTTAAAATCTCTCTTTTACCACAGTGAATCGGTAACAACAAATACATGATTTACTGTCTTTCCAGCGTGGTGCCTGTCCTATGGGAACACGTTTGTCTTCGCTCCACAGTAGCGGAAAAGCGACTGAGCAGTCTTCCTTTCTCCTTCAAGCAGCTGTTTGGCCCTGTAGTGCATTGTTCTGGTTAACACAGCATCACTGTAATGTCTCTGTTGCAGCTAACAGGCTACAATTAATCCCTAAATGCAACCTGAAACCTAAAAATGGGTTTCAGTATTGCTGGCACAgtcttcattttttgttttcctaagGTGGTACAGAATTTTTCGGAATTTGAAACTGGCTACGCAGGATGTCCTTGACATTGCTGTAGTGTTGTGGACTGTGCAGAAACTGATTTTCACAGTAGGCCTTATGTTGTCCCTCAGAGTCATGAGCTGCCCCTCCTCAGCCGCCTGATTAATCACCAGAGAGCTGAGGACCAGACCAAGAGAGCGCGCTGTGCTAGATAGAGTTATGGCTGCGTTACAATGTTGGCCCTCACTAAGCTGCTTTATTACACGGTGTAGACAGCTGAGGTGGCGGGGGCAGCAGGATTAACTGTAGCAAACAAAGCCTGCTCTGTCTGCCCCCGTTCAGCCAAACCACCTACTGCCTTCCTCAACTTGAATCAGTGTCTTTGCAGAAGCTAAACGTCACGGCGCAAACGATTTTGATACCACTTTAGCAGAACTGGGATAAATGGAGTCACAGTTGGGTGTTGTAAAGCTATAGGACAGAGCTTCTACATATAAATAGCAGTTTGTTACACTCTAACGCCAGACAAGTTCACACAGTAATGAAGCCTGGTGTTGGTGGCGACATTCCTTCACTGGTGCACAGTTGAGCTTTCATGACGTTTTAGGAATAGATTATTATAGATTATTCGTCTGATGATTCTATGACTctcgacatttttttttctttttctttgcatgtaAAGATTGAAAGGCAGTGTGACctgaaagtagattttttttttaagtggaaaGTTCTGTACTGCAAATTTAACTGATTTCTTGTGtgttcctctttctcctttgtGTTTTCCCACTCTCCACTCCTCTTAgacctcctctttgtctctgagGGGGATCCTCCAGCTCCTACGTCAGGACCCCGGGAGTTCCCCGCACCGCAGGCGCAGGCCTCGATTTGTCCGCCGGGCCGTCCGCCGTATGAGGAGGTGGGGCTTAATCCCCAGACCTCCTTCCAGGCCCGCTCAGGCATCAAGCTCTACCCAGCAGCAGCAATCGGACGCCGCCCCTCCTGGTCAGGAAGCCGCTCAGTCCACTCCAACTAGCTCCTCTTCGGCCGTGGAGGCAGCCAATCAGCCGGTGCCGCAGAAACTCGGCTTGCTGGCTcagacagaacaacaacaacagcagcagcaggaatcAGCACCTCCTCCGCCTCCCGTCTCCTCCCCGCCTCCGCCTCCATACGCTCCCCCGACCCCATCCCCAGACACACCCCAGACCCCCCCTGTGGCCGTCCCGCCAAGCagcccctctctgtcctctatCTTCCACACGCTGGGCCTGAGCATCTCCCTTTTCAGGGCCTCgccgtcttcctcctccaccaactCCATGCCCCTCtccgcctccccctccttctcttcctcctcgtcctcctccgaCGACGAGGTGCTGCTCATCCCCCTGTCCGAAGACACCACCTCGGAGGACGACGTGCCCATGCTCACTTGATTgaacaccccacccccacccttttATCCTGCACCCCCGTCTCCCTCACCCACTGATAACTCAGTCTTTCCACATTTGTTTGAACTTGAGCACAAGAGCGGGCGAGGCTCCCCCTCACAGTGCAAGTCTGGTGCCtttgaaattgttttgtgtTGGATTTGCTGACTTATCGAATCtagtatttgatttttttttttttttttaaatgctatcAAGACCTCCTAAAGAAAGTATGAGAGAGAAATGAtgtggttggtgtgtgtgttggtgtgggtgtgtattgGACATGCACTTAAACATGCTAGGCTGTAATTTGAAGGAGGTGAACTTTGCACAGAAAAATCTTCCCTATCCCGATACTAAGCCTACTGTCAAAACTGAATGATTAGTTTTTAgataacatgaaaatgaaaatttgtatgactgcatatgtgtgagtgcatgtgcattttagtgtttttggaAGTCTTAACGTAGACAGTGGAGTGTGTTTGTAGATCTATGCGGATTGTCTCCACTCATCTTCTGCCACTAGCACCCTGTCTCATGTTATTTCACAAGATATTCTAGATGGAAGTCATTTCCCGTATTTAAGTGCCTTTTGAGGAGTCTCCATTGGAAAGGAAATATCCAAACGATTGCtgagatacacacactgcacactgaaaCATACAGAGGCACACGTTTTCTCACACCATAGCACGCACAgactgcatcagttgctttttgTAATGCATGTCTGCTCTGCAAGCTGGCAATAATAATGTTTGGGGACCCCaattttagtgtgtgtatgagtatgtgtgtgtgtgtgtgttccggATGCACATGGATACACTTCCCAAGTGAATGTATTTAATCTGTGTCTCAAAAAGCAAACATGTCACAAGACAATCTCTTCGGTGCCTGAGGTAAAGTGTGTGTCAGGAAGATGAGGCGCCCTGGTGACAGAGGGGGCcacaatttcacaaaaaaaaaaaacaacaaaaactaaaaaaaaaaaacaacaacctcaaCTTGAATCTTCAGCTCCTGAGGGTTAATCGAATTGAAttctttcacattttgacacagCAGACGTGTAGTGTGCCATTTGCATTATTGTActttaatattgttttattttattttattttagcaagttacttatcttttttttccccttaaactGTTGTGTTTACTTTGCTTTGTTGAATGTATTAGGATGGAAGCGGAGGTGTCGGAGGTTTTAGATTTACAATGTATTGAGGTAAGAGAGAAagtgattttatgatttaagTAGGGTCAAATTCACTGTACATAAGTAAATATGTGGCTGAAATTAAACAATTTGCACTTTTAGTTGTTGTGCTCTTGTGTTTATTGTGAGGCGGGGGGGTTTTATTGTAAGCTCAGTCACAGAGGAGAGGATCTCGGCATTGTTCTTTGTATTCTGGGAGGAAGTTCACAGGAAAAGGAGGAGCAGATCACCCGAGGTGAGTATCACCCGAGGCGAGTTTAGGCCTGCCAGTCaatacaaagggaaaaaaagaatccaCCGGCTTGAGTCTGTCTATTTCCTGGCATGGAGAGTGGGACAGCTCGGACAGATGGACTGAAGATGGAGGACAGTCTGCGAGCTGAGAGCGCAACATTAGGTAATTGGATCAAAGgctgatttttaaaattaaattattgagGATTTGTTGGATCCGACAACATCTCACACGTGTTTTCTCACTAAATAGCCTAATAAAAATATCGGCAGTTGCCACAGATAAGGCTAATTGGTTTTAATTACAATTGCACAAcgtgtttctgttattttgatattgtgatgttgttatTCGCTTTTTTGGTGGATATGAACATTTTTccattaaatatttcatttgcaccgaaaaaataaaaatactacagTGATGATTTTTGCTGCATCGCACTCGGGTCCTGGGGgcgatattttttttttccctaggatggtGAAGTTATGACCTAATagatttatattcattttctacagcctttccctaatcttccCCATATCCAAGTTATGCTTAACCCTTCTTTTAACCCTATCCATAATCTAACCCAAAGCGTAAACTATAATCCAAAAGGACCACCCAAATGCCattcttgggaaaaaaaaaaaaaaaattggaacgcagcaaaatgaggaattgtgtaatttcactcaaatacgtatgtatgtattttaacatgttttaatttcacaaccatataatatataattggAAATGTTTGGATATAAACAGTTTAATGCTTAACACAAACATCTTTTCCACACCAGGGTCCCAAAGCCCCAGAATCATTTGAAGGTTTGCATCTTAAAGAATGTCAAGGTGGGGatcaagaacagaaaaaaaagtgaaaaatccaGATTTTTGCCACCCAAAATTGCCACTGGAAAACCTCAGCGTCACTGCACCAGAGCATCATATGGCTTTAATTTGAATTAAAGAAAGTTTCTCAGCCAGAATGGGCAAATTATTGACGAATCATGTGTCCTGCTGTGAGCCTCAGATGACAACCAGATGGTGCTGCAGTAATTATGGCTTCACCTCCATGCCAGAGGCTCTGGGTGTGGACTCTGCTGGTGCTGACGGCTCAGCTCCCCGCCGCCCTGCACAAGTGCGTCTTTGATGAGGTTCAGTCCCAAGTCACGGTGGTCACAGGGCCAGCCATCCGTCCTGACGCCCCACCCAGCCAGAGCACACACAGCGTCCCCACtgggcagcagcacagccactCTCCAGGACGGAGGGCATCACCTCAGCCACTGTCACAGAGGAGAGGCGCTCCTCCGCAGCCAATCAGGATCCAGATCTGGGTTTCGAGAGAGAGCAGCAACCTATCACAGGCTGAGAAAGAGAGGCTGGAGCCAGCTGTGGAAGAGGCTGTCGGGGTTGTGTCCTCTTTACTGTCAGGTAaggtaagtgtgtatgtgtgtgtgtgtgtatgtgtgtgtgtaagagattGAGTAATGTGACCGTTTCACCATTGAAACAGTGAGAAGAGTTCCTGGTCCTTTGCTGCTCAGAAGAGACATCAACAAGTACTGCAAGTTTCTCTGGAAGAACCCCAGCACGGCCAACtacaacaggtgtgtgtgtgtgtgtgtgtgtgtgtgtgtgtgtgtgtgtgtgtgtgtgtatgcgtcaATTCCAACTCCCTCCCTTGGCCAGATTTGGATTTGTGTGTTGCTCAAGTGTTTCTTTACTACAACTGAACACCCCCATTTCTACCATGCATCTTGATAACCGTGACATCTGAGGGCCTGAGAATTAACATTAACCCATGACAGTTCCTATCTGTAGTTGGAAAAACCCAGCTTTCAAAGATGGAACATTTTGGTTATCTCACAATATGATTCAATATGCAAACACAGGCTTCACTATTCAATATGGCCGTTATCCAGTCCACTGTCCAATGAAAACACGTGGCTGTGCAGAACTGTTTATTTCTGAGCCACTGATCTCTCTAACAGTGATATTCAGTACAGAATGTGAACCTGTTCAACTCCTCCACTCCCAAGGATGGCTTTCTCActgctgtgtggctgagctttgttcaaacccacagaactttattttgaattctAGCGGAGATCTCAGCCtctccaaagataccaaacatgtcctgctgaattacggggaaatgtgtataaaataatgcacaagacatctggatattttctatttgatgtaatgctgcagccagaaaacaatGGCAGCTTGGGGTTGAATAtaatgtagcttcaatgaagtgcTGCAGTCAGCAGATAGAGAATACGTATGTGCCATtgtcttttaaaaaatggcaaattatgttttttctaACTTAATCTCAGAGCTTGTGAAATTGTAATTGTCATTTTGTGGTTTCTATAGCAGAGTAAAATGTAGCTTATATCACAAAACATTATACTGCCACCTTGAtgactgtcacatttttgtatttttttattgatatattgaaatatatatcAATGACATATTTTGTCCCATACCTCCTGTTAGGTTTCCAAAAGGAATTAGTAGAGATATCCAGGGCAGGACTCATAATCATCTGATAAGACTACTACCTTCATTGTTGTTGAAATGTTgtgaaaacatccaaaaattaaTATGCTGTAATAATTCTGCTGGCCCAGGTGTGGTAGAGCCAACAGACACTACAGGACTGAGACCTGTCTGGATGTGACAGTGAgtatcagacaaaaaaaaacaaaaaaaaacacatgtaggCCTACTGTTTGTGCTTATCGTCCATAAATGACACAGAAGAAATTAAAATCCTGTCCCGTCGTCTCGGCCAGATCCCAGACGATCACCTGGATGGATGTGATGTTTACCCGGAAGCCGATTCACCTCTAAGGACCGTCCTGCGGCCTGAAGGTGCCGGAGTGCCCGACACCGACTTCCTGCTGTATCTCCATGTGCAGAGCACTGACAAGTGTCGCTCCGAGGTGAAGAGCCACTGCAGTCACAGGGATTATTGGTAGAAACCCATGAAGAAGTGTTGTAGCACGTTCACTGTCCAGGATGCGGCAGTCAGTAGTGGAAATCCTCAGTCACTGGCTTTGCTTTATTGTGTGGTTGGTTCATTTCTCTTCAAGCTGCAAGGATAATAAAAATTGGGTTGATGAGAGTGAGCACTGTGCagattcagctgacaaaaactgGAATAAGTATGTTTTTTAATGGTTGAGACGATGTAGCTCTCATATTGCTGCTGTCCAatcaaaaccttgtatctccataaTCTCAACTCTTCAGACAACCCATAGATGAGCatgaaaatattcaaattaaattaaaacatgaaaatcaccataattcaagatacaaggttttcactggATAGCGATGACATAAACTCTGATTGAAagtttgtgcttattccatgtttttgtgacAGTCGCAGAATAAATGGGCCTCTCTTTTCAAGAATTCAGATTCTATAGCTTTAAATTGCAATTGTCCAGTGTCCTTTtgattgtctttttctttttgaaatatGCTGCAGAGTCTAACTTTAAGCTCCTTTGGCTGGAATGACAAATTTAGTCCCTAACACTGGGGCCCATTTTCATGAGAACCTCtcacagctgctgttgttgctgctgtcacttttctcctccacacctcCTGTCCACACAGCCAGGTGTGTTGGCCTACGCTGTGCACTGCCAGACGGACACCCAGGGGCGCCCCCTGGCTGGGGTGGTGGTGATCTGCAGGGACACGCTGACCCGAGAGACGTTCAGCCACCGCAGCACAGTGCAGGTCAGGTTTAAAATGAAGGGAGGCAAGTTTTACATCCAGGCCGCCAAGATAGtcaccatttgaaaaaagtgaaagcaaGTCTTAATGACTAATActgcaagaaataaaataaattaatctaTTTATGGGATATTAGGTGGCTTTTACGTTTAACAGACCAGTATTAAACTGTGtacttgaaaaatgtgaatatagCTGAATGAGAGAATAGATCAATACAtggtaacgtgtgtgtgtgcttttctgttttccagacGGTGATCCATGAGCTGTTTCATGCACTCGGTTTCTCAAAAGATCTGTTCAGCACCTGGAGAgactgctcctcctcttctcaaGGTTTACAAGCAGATTCCATACATATAATGATACTCTCCTTTTGaacaataaatgtcaaaaaacaatCCTGAACCAgtagaaataattaaaaattcatatatttttttaaccgttttgcctctctgtctttgccatcaaataaaactgcctaaAACCTGTTTCAAATGAGGGAAACAAGATactctcaaaatgctgtttcccTGTGATTTTAATGTAACTGGGAAGAAGATGTTTATCCTCTGACATTTTGTCCCGTAGCAGCTGTGGGCTGCTCTCCTCGGGGCAGAGTGGCCCACACTGATGGATCGGGCCAGACGAGGATCTACACCCAGTCTGTCGTCTCCGCCATGCAGAGCCACCTGAGGTCCATCGACCCCGAGCTGGGAGGCCCGCTGGAGAACCTGGTGCtcattctcctcttcctcaccatcACTGGACAGTGAAATATGATTCAGGTCACTCTGTTTGTCCTCACCATCGCCCCTCCCGTCTCTCTTGCAGGATGCAGGCCCAGGTGGTGTATCTTCTCACTGGGAGTCCCGGGTCTTGCAGGGCTCCATCATGGCGGCGGCGTTGGAGCACCCGGCTTTGGTCCGGATCGACCCGGTCACCCTGGCTGCCCTGCAGGACACGGGCTGGTACTCTGTCAACCTCAGCCGGGCGCAAAGCCTGGTCTGGGGAGAGGGTAAGACAACTGCTGAAGAGTGTGGGTATCACaccagggtgtctgcaggtccttaaaacatgttaaaatatgCTAATTTCATAAATATTAGGCCTTAAAACGTGAAATAGCCTTAACTTTGAGTGAGTGGGTTCCTCATTTCACGCATTCAAATTTATTTCTTCATCAGTATTTGTTAACACGATGTCATGGTTTGATTTATTATAGTAACACCTTGCTATCTAACCTTAAGGGAAGTGTTATAGTAACAATTCATAAAATTATCTAGTACCCGCCCCTTGCACCTCTTGAACAGGAACCATCAGCACATCTCCAAAAATGCCTGTTTCTCCCATCTTTCTTCACTAATATTTCAATTTTTGTACCTCATAAGTttaccttttccttttttttttttttttttttaattttattttgtgtgtctcACCCTGTGTTGCTACTCCCTCAGAACCAACTACCCTAAAAAATATCAAAttgggacaaataaaggtctACTCCTACTATTATTAATTGATAACTGTAACCATACACctaactaaaaactaaaacttacCTCTATACTGGATTAGATGTGTAGCACTTACCTTTATATTAACCTGTAGTGCTTAATAGAATTAGGAAGAGATGATTTGTCCAAAACAGGTCTTAAAGTTTGTTAAAGTGGGTCTTAAAAAGCATTAGATTTAACCTGTAGACACCctttttatattcatatattgcATGAATGCATGAGAGATTGACATGCAACAATAAATGCATTCATTAAAAGCAGAGTCTGCAAAGCGCTTTATACAAAGGCATAAAAATTCTGTAATGTGcaattttttaatgaatatatGTACCATCACAGGTGAAGGAGCCACCTTTGGGTCCCTGTCAACTTGTCACAACAACTCCTCATCCTTTTTCTGCTCTGGCAGGTTGGTTTTTGCTGTTGAATAATCTGACAGCATTATTTTCCCACATACGCAGTCTCATAATTAATCTCTGTGAGTGGTGTTTGGGCTAATCTGATTTCCAGTACCAAAGATTTCATTTCTCACTCCTTCGTCAGTGCTCTTGGGTGTCATTACCTTCACCTCCACAAGGGGGAGTGCCAGACTGATCAATACCTGGAGGGGTGCCGTACTTATAAGCCCCTTAAGAATGGAGTAAGTATTGAATTTCATGTAAAGAAATAATGTTAAACCAAATCAAACCCTTTGTGTTATCTAactaattcatgtttttttttttttttttttttttaatttcctttgcaatttcctcctctccttatTGAGTTTATGAGCCTTAACGCTTTgactgttttttatgttttatttgttgttttttgactgttttatttaattatgtcCTTGCCTTTTGCTGTTTCTCGGGTTCTGTGTCTCCTCGTCCCTCAGAGTGAGTGTTGGAAAGAGGAGAATGAGCGGCGGTCGGTGGAAAGAGACTGGAGCGGGGAGATTTATGGCCCAAACAGCCGCTGCTTCTTTTCCAACCTGACCAGAAAGGAGTCTGTATGTCGCTGGAACtgcaatattttaattttacataaatacaaactCATTTTTCTGGGATTTAACC encodes:
- the cirop gene encoding leishmanolysin-like peptidase 2: MASPPCQRLWVWTLLVLTAQLPAALHKCVFDEVQSQVTVVTGPAIRPDAPPSQSTHSVPTGQQHSHSPGRRASPQPLSQRRGAPPQPIRIQIWVSRESSNLSQAEKERLEPAVEEAVGVVSSLLSVRRVPGPLLLRRDINKYCKFLWKNPSTANYNRCGRANRHYRTETCLDVTIPDDHLDGCDVYPEADSPLRTVLRPEGAGVPDTDFLLYLHVQSTDKCRSEPGVLAYAVHCQTDTQGRPLAGVVVICRDTLTRETFSHRSTVQTVIHELFHALGFSKDLFSTWRDCSSSSQAAVGCSPRGRVAHTDGSGQTRIYTQSVVSAMQSHLRSIDPELGGPLENLDAGPGGVSSHWESRVLQGSIMAAALEHPALVRIDPVTLAALQDTGWYSVNLSRAQSLVWGEGEGATFGSLSTCHNNSSSFFCSGSALGCHYLHLHKGECQTDQYLEGCRTYKPLKNGSECWKEENERRSVERDWSGEIYGPNSRCFFSNLTRKESSLSPNSSVEGRCYTHRCVGPNRYQIQVSGSEWMDCPAGGAIQVQGYQGLVLCPDRRLCLYSDVTPPSDYLSTSPASTTTSDSHGTFTSAPSVTGSPANLAAVIRLPAELAVASVLGVTAAMCLLAAAVASYRKHLSPRVRVHAAPQDPGGL